The Candidatus Bathyarchaeota archaeon genome window below encodes:
- a CDS encoding peptidylprolyl isomerase, producing MPLSKGDFILINLTSKIKESGEVIETTMEDVAKESNIYNSENIYEPRFIIVGERWVPEGLDEALLSLESDKEVTVEVPPGKGYGERDPSKIRLIPLRRFRGENLTPVPGSRLEIDGRQAVVRSVGAGRVQVDFNHPLAGKTILYNVKLVKKLEEPEEKLKALIHRRLPTTPIDKLKITIDQNECRIEIPRETFFVEGLQLAKREIAADIYRFMPNISKVEFVESYPKPEGTSAERQVEATPQRDMTENP from the coding sequence ATGCCGCTGAGCAAAGGAGACTTCATCCTGATCAACTTAACCTCGAAGATAAAGGAGAGCGGTGAAGTCATAGAGACAACTATGGAGGATGTCGCCAAAGAATCGAACATCTACAATTCCGAAAACATCTATGAACCACGATTCATCATTGTCGGTGAGAGATGGGTCCCCGAAGGCCTCGACGAGGCCTTGCTGAGCCTCGAATCAGATAAGGAGGTGACTGTGGAGGTTCCGCCGGGGAAGGGTTACGGTGAACGTGATCCATCAAAGATCAGGCTGATACCTCTGAGAAGATTCAGAGGTGAGAATCTCACACCGGTCCCCGGCTCAAGGCTTGAGATAGATGGTAGACAAGCCGTGGTCAGGTCTGTGGGCGCCGGAAGGGTTCAGGTGGACTTCAACCACCCACTAGCGGGCAAGACAATACTCTACAATGTCAAACTCGTGAAGAAACTGGAGGAGCCTGAAGAGAAGCTCAAGGCGCTGATTCATAGAAGACTCCCAACCACACCCATCGACAAATTGAAAATAACAATAGATCAGAATGAATGTCGTATAGAGATTCCGAGGGAAACTTTCTTCGTTGAAGGTTTGCAGTTGGCGAAGAGGGAGATTGCTGCAGATATATACAGGTTCATGCCCAACATCTCCAAGGTTGAGTTCGTCGAGTCTTACCCTAAGCCTGAGGGCACCTCTGCAGAGAGACAAGTAGAAGCAACCCCTCAGAGGGACATGACAGAGAATCCTTGA
- a CDS encoding UPF0179 family protein — protein MGLKVTLLGEGQARIGYRFLYENIEGLCVECDVRNVCMGNLESGRVYEVRKVSGKRFPCILHAGPAVLVEVEEPHVEVAIQPRLAIIDAIITYTSSKCSNPTCEHWDKCYPKGLVDGDRCRVVEVKDSLSCPSEGLLLLVSLQRCPQA, from the coding sequence ATGGGTCTGAAGGTTACTCTTCTAGGTGAAGGTCAGGCGAGGATAGGATACAGATTCCTCTACGAGAATATTGAAGGCCTATGCGTCGAGTGTGATGTTAGAAATGTATGTATGGGAAACCTTGAGTCTGGGAGGGTCTATGAGGTCAGGAAGGTTTCGGGGAAGAGGTTCCCATGCATCTTACATGCTGGACCCGCAGTTCTCGTAGAGGTTGAGGAGCCTCATGTCGAGGTTGCCATCCAGCCAAGACTGGCAATAATCGACGCCATAATAACCTACACCAGTTCCAAATGCTCAAATCCAACCTGTGAGCATTGGGATAAATGTTATCCTAAAGGTTTGGTTGATGGGGATAGATGTAGGGTCGTCGAAGTCAAGGATTCTCTGTCATGTCCCTCTGAGGGGTTGCTTCTACTTGTCTCTCTGCAGAGGTGCCCTCAGGCTTAG
- the psmB gene encoding archaeal proteasome endopeptidase complex subunit beta: protein MYPKPADLNRKILEGTTTIGVVCKDGVVLATDTRATMGFFIAHKKAKKVYPIANHLAMTIAGGVADAQAMVDILKANAELYMLQNGFVMPVKAAARLVANILFSSRLMPFILQALIGGVDSTGPRIFALDPLGSVVEETCVSTGSGSPIAYGVLEAQFKEGMLVKESIPIVLKAITSAMKRDAASGDSFDVAIVTSEGYRELNDEEKRALTP from the coding sequence ATGTATCCGAAACCAGCCGACCTCAACAGAAAGATCTTGGAAGGAACGACTACGATAGGTGTTGTATGTAAGGATGGGGTGGTCCTTGCAACAGATACCAGGGCAACGATGGGTTTCTTCATAGCCCATAAGAAAGCAAAAAAAGTGTATCCTATAGCTAATCATCTTGCGATGACCATCGCTGGAGGTGTAGCTGACGCACAGGCGATGGTTGACATACTCAAAGCCAACGCTGAACTCTACATGTTACAGAACGGTTTCGTTATGCCCGTGAAGGCAGCCGCAAGGCTCGTCGCCAACATCCTCTTCTCATCGAGACTCATGCCCTTCATACTTCAAGCATTGATCGGGGGGGTTGACTCGACCGGCCCGAGAATATTCGCTCTAGACCCTCTGGGGAGCGTCGTAGAGGAGACCTGTGTCTCGACAGGATCAGGCTCGCCCATAGCGTACGGTGTGCTCGAAGCCCAGTTCAAAGAAGGAATGCTTGTTAAAGAGAGTATTCCGATAGTTTTGAAGGCCATAACCTCAGCTATGAAGAGGGATGCGGCGAGTGGTGATAGCTTCGACGTGGCAATAGTCACAAGTGAAGGTTACAGGGAACTCAATGATGAAGAGAAGAGGGCCTTGACGCCTTAA